Proteins co-encoded in one Streptomyces sp. NBC_01283 genomic window:
- a CDS encoding SRPBCC family protein, with amino-acid sequence MTTALTHTDTTAGYVAPEPIPADLKDVPGLLRWETTPREEALAQAAQMTKESFTYDEVYGKFVTVHQYIDAPPQDVYDYLTNERNLNEYTYSTRDFAPTDTPGLYQGRDTLLDDETKIFLRIDGDPRALTVDMKCAWDQGEELWMVYIHRIIDAQTVLNKPGSVVIWTNCRHPYYDKNPHPELASSPERPWVGDMWNLFYAGHQIEIDNMKKILELRNGSTGA; translated from the coding sequence ATGACCACCGCCCTCACGCACACGGACACCACCGCCGGATACGTCGCGCCGGAGCCGATCCCCGCCGACCTCAAGGACGTCCCCGGGCTGCTCCGCTGGGAGACCACGCCGCGCGAGGAAGCCCTCGCGCAGGCCGCGCAGATGACCAAGGAGTCGTTCACGTACGACGAGGTGTACGGCAAGTTCGTCACCGTCCACCAGTACATCGACGCGCCGCCGCAGGACGTCTACGACTACCTCACCAACGAGCGCAACCTCAACGAGTACACCTACAGCACCCGTGACTTCGCGCCCACCGACACCCCCGGCCTCTACCAGGGCCGCGACACCCTCCTCGACGACGAGACCAAGATCTTCCTGCGGATCGACGGCGACCCGCGCGCCCTCACCGTCGACATGAAGTGCGCCTGGGACCAGGGCGAGGAGCTGTGGATGGTCTACATCCACCGGATCATCGACGCGCAGACCGTCCTGAACAAGCCCGGCTCCGTGGTCATCTGGACCAACTGCCGCCACCCGTACTACGACAAGAACCCGCACCCCGAGCTGGCGTCGAGCCCCGAGCGCCCGTGGGTCGGCGACATGTGGAACCTCTTCTACGCCGGTCACCAGATAGAGATCGACAACATGAAGAAGATCCTGGAGCTGCGCAACGGCAGCACCGGCGCATGA